The Nitrospira sp. KM1 genome includes a window with the following:
- a CDS encoding ribonucleoside-diphosphate reductase subunit alpha has protein sequence MRVRKRNGSMEAVDVMKIVRAVERCCTGLTDIDPLRIATKTISGLYDGATTRELDRLSIQTAAGLIVEEPQYSKLAARLLSTYIDKEVRNQEIHAFTQSIAEGQRLGLINGRLAAFVSQNARKLNDAITPARDREFEYFGLRTIYDRYLLKHPISRQVIETAQHFFLRIACALSETVSDALELYRLMSVLEYLPSSPTLFNAGTRHEQLSSCFLLDSPEDALEQIYQRYTDVAMLSKFSGGIGLAYHRVRSRGSLIESTNGNSSGIIPWLKTLDASVAAVNQGGKRKGACCVYLEPWHADVEEFLELRDNTGDEAARTHNLNLANWIPDLFMERVEQDADWSLFDPKDVPELPDLYGDAFVQAYEQAERDGQAVKAVKARTLYARMMRTLAQTGNGWMTFKDTSNRTCNQTARSGRTVHLSNLCTEILEVTSQNETAVCNLGSINLSRHLFTEPGGTVSFDFTKLAQTVRTAVHQLDRVIDLNFYPIPAAQASNFRWRPVGLGVMGLQDVFFQLRLPFDSAEARRLSCRIAEDIYFHALSTSMDLAMTKGRHPAFDETRAADGQLQFDAWSVSPSEPERWEALRARIRTHGLRHSLLIAVAPTATIASIAGCYECIEPQVSNLFKRETLSGDFLQVNRYLVSDLKLRGFWTEVMRNRLKMAEGSVQSFDDLPDDLRLLYRTVWEIPMRSLIDMAADRGAFIDQSQSLNLFIENPNIGQLSSMYFYAWQKGLKTTYYLRSRPATRIAKATIDAASADLQGGRMASASTPNTTSPSKHDIARDIACSLENPGSCEACQ, from the coding sequence ATGCGTGTGCGCAAACGCAACGGTTCGATGGAGGCCGTCGATGTAATGAAGATCGTTCGCGCTGTCGAACGCTGTTGCACCGGTTTGACGGATATCGATCCGCTACGAATTGCTACCAAGACGATCAGCGGACTCTACGATGGCGCGACGACCAGGGAACTCGACCGTCTCTCGATTCAAACGGCCGCAGGGCTCATTGTAGAAGAGCCGCAATATTCCAAATTGGCCGCACGGCTGCTCTCGACCTACATCGATAAGGAAGTCCGCAATCAGGAGATCCACGCCTTTACGCAATCCATTGCAGAAGGGCAACGCCTTGGACTCATCAATGGTCGCCTCGCGGCGTTCGTTTCTCAAAACGCCCGTAAGTTGAATGATGCGATCACGCCGGCGCGGGATCGGGAGTTCGAATACTTCGGCCTGCGCACCATCTACGACCGCTATCTGCTCAAACATCCGATCAGCCGGCAAGTCATCGAGACTGCCCAACACTTTTTCTTGCGTATTGCCTGCGCACTGTCTGAAACGGTCTCCGATGCCCTGGAATTGTACCGGCTGATGTCCGTCCTGGAATATCTGCCGAGCTCTCCCACCCTCTTCAACGCCGGAACGCGGCATGAGCAATTGTCCAGCTGTTTCCTTCTCGATTCGCCGGAAGATGCTCTGGAACAGATTTACCAGCGATACACAGACGTGGCCATGCTGTCGAAATTTTCCGGCGGTATCGGCCTGGCCTATCATCGCGTCCGCTCCCGCGGTTCGCTCATCGAGAGCACGAACGGCAATTCCAGCGGAATCATTCCCTGGCTGAAGACGCTCGACGCCTCCGTGGCGGCGGTCAATCAAGGAGGAAAACGCAAGGGAGCTTGCTGCGTCTATCTTGAACCATGGCACGCCGACGTCGAAGAATTTCTCGAGCTGCGCGATAACACCGGTGACGAGGCTGCTCGCACTCACAATCTGAATCTCGCAAACTGGATTCCGGATCTGTTCATGGAACGCGTGGAACAGGATGCAGATTGGAGCCTGTTCGATCCGAAAGACGTCCCTGAACTCCCCGATTTGTACGGAGACGCTTTCGTGCAGGCCTACGAGCAGGCTGAACGCGATGGACAGGCCGTCAAGGCAGTGAAGGCGCGCACATTGTACGCGCGGATGATGCGCACCCTTGCACAGACTGGAAACGGATGGATGACGTTCAAGGACACATCCAATCGGACCTGTAATCAGACCGCGAGATCCGGGCGCACGGTCCATTTGTCGAACCTCTGTACGGAAATTCTCGAAGTCACCTCCCAAAACGAAACCGCGGTCTGCAACCTCGGGTCCATCAATCTGTCTCGGCACCTCTTCACCGAGCCTGGCGGGACGGTATCGTTCGACTTCACCAAGCTGGCGCAGACCGTTCGGACGGCGGTCCATCAACTCGATCGCGTCATCGATCTGAATTTCTATCCGATTCCTGCGGCCCAGGCTTCAAATTTTCGCTGGCGGCCGGTCGGCCTCGGCGTGATGGGCCTGCAGGACGTGTTCTTTCAGTTGCGGCTGCCGTTCGACAGCGCAGAAGCAAGGCGATTGTCTTGTCGCATCGCCGAGGACATCTATTTTCATGCCCTGTCGACCTCGATGGATCTGGCGATGACCAAGGGTCGTCATCCTGCCTTCGACGAAACGCGTGCCGCAGATGGTCAGCTCCAGTTCGATGCTTGGAGTGTCTCCCCTTCCGAGCCGGAACGGTGGGAAGCCTTGCGAGCTCGTATCCGCACACACGGTTTGCGGCATTCTCTTCTTATAGCGGTCGCACCGACCGCGACGATTGCATCTATTGCCGGTTGCTATGAGTGCATCGAGCCGCAAGTGTCCAACCTATTTAAGCGGGAAACCTTGTCCGGTGATTTCCTGCAGGTCAACCGGTATCTGGTCTCCGATCTGAAACTGAGGGGCTTTTGGACCGAAGTCATGCGTAACCGATTGAAGATGGCCGAAGGATCGGTTCAATCATTCGACGATCTTCCCGATGACTTGCGTCTGCTGTATCGCACCGTCTGGGAAATCCCGATGCGATCATTAATCGATATGGCTGCGGATCGCGGGGCATTCATCGATCAGAGCCAGTCGCTGAATCTGTTCATTGAAAACCCGAATATCGGGCAACTGTCCAGCATGTACTTTTATGCCTGGCAGAAAGGTCTGAAAACGACTTACTACCTTCGTTCGCGTCCTGCCACACGGATCGCAAAAGCCACCATCGATGCCGCATCGGCTGACTTGCAGGGTGGCAGAATGGCCTCCGCGTCCACGCCGAACACCACCTCACCGTCGAAGCATGATATCGCACGAGACATCGCCTGTTCCCTGGAGAATCCAGGATCCTGCGAGGCCTGCCAATGA
- a CDS encoding MoaD/ThiS family protein — MIKVLIFGLTLRTALDEHELDIETSLPTTVKKLIEDHPPRLGALLPFVIDREVVIIVNRRIGSEHSIVKDGDVVKLSYHSQNQAHDGVRDIPT; from the coding sequence ATGATTAAAGTCTTAATATTTGGACTGACGTTACGAACCGCACTGGATGAGCATGAACTGGACATTGAGACATCACTGCCCACCACCGTGAAAAAATTGATCGAAGATCATCCCCCTCGACTGGGGGCGCTCCTCCCATTCGTGATCGATCGTGAAGTCGTCATTATTGTGAACAGACGGATCGGATCGGAACACTCGATCGTAAAGGACGGTGACGTCGTCAAACTTTCCTACCACTCGCAAAACCAAGCTCATGATGGTGTACGCGACATTCCAACGTAA
- a CDS encoding 2OG-Fe(II) oxygenase family protein, protein MTPENEISIRPLFATPLLVFTVVDHRRINAELSRLILERETSQPSYSDDEVVGWSSPHDLSMLEWAADPLELLLGQVTQVATCMTELSERSSLHARQPEWRVAELWANVQRKGGSNACHPHPGSFWSGVYYIDVGDVSQGANGGELQLYDPRGCLPRMLAPYLRYSVPELHDAGASVSFTPSAGQCLLFPGWLFHAVTRYTGNAPRISIAFNLDPIIHKGS, encoded by the coding sequence GTGACGCCTGAAAACGAAATCTCCATCAGACCACTCTTTGCCACGCCGCTGCTGGTGTTTACCGTTGTGGACCACCGTCGCATCAACGCCGAGCTTTCTCGTCTTATCCTCGAACGAGAAACCTCTCAACCGAGTTATTCAGACGACGAGGTTGTCGGATGGTCGTCTCCTCATGATCTCTCCATGCTGGAATGGGCTGCCGATCCGCTTGAGCTTCTCCTTGGTCAGGTCACCCAAGTCGCCACGTGCATGACAGAGTTGTCAGAACGATCGAGTCTCCACGCGCGGCAACCCGAGTGGCGAGTAGCCGAATTGTGGGCCAATGTACAGCGGAAGGGAGGCAGCAATGCTTGCCACCCACATCCCGGCAGTTTTTGGTCCGGCGTGTATTACATCGACGTGGGCGACGTCTCACAGGGAGCAAATGGCGGAGAATTGCAACTCTATGATCCGCGAGGATGTCTGCCGCGCATGCTAGCCCCATATCTCCGATACAGCGTGCCAGAGCTCCATGACGCAGGAGCGAGTGTCTCGTTTACCCCCTCAGCCGGCCAATGCCTGCTGTTTCCCGGCTGGCTGTTTCACGCAGTCACGCGGTATACGGGGAATGCTCCTCGTATCAGCATCGCCTTCAATCTCGATCCGATTATTCACAAAGGCTCATGA
- a CDS encoding methyltransferase domain-containing protein, translating to MNIFIWAIVLLLGLLLIGLMLYLLFPRKYQSADSVANSYDDWTNDGILEFYWGEHIHLGHYGSPPRKKDFLKAKSDFVHEMVHWGGLDKLPSGTTVLDVGCGIGGSSRILARDYGFAVTGITLSPQQVRRAQALTSPEVNAHFQIDDALALSFPNASFDVVWSVEAGPHMPDKAQFARELLRVLKPGGILVVADWNQRDDRQVPLNFWEKPVMRQLLDQWSHPAFSSIEGFSELLESTGLVAGEVTTADWTVETIPSWLDSIWQGFVRPAGLVRFGVSGLIKSLREVPTFLLMRLAFGTGLCRFGMFRVVRANVLTSEMISTQMDDRLVRF from the coding sequence ATGAACATTTTCATATGGGCGATCGTCCTTCTCCTGGGGTTACTGCTGATTGGATTAATGTTGTACTTGCTATTTCCCCGCAAATATCAGTCTGCCGATTCTGTCGCCAATTCCTATGATGATTGGACCAATGACGGCATTCTAGAGTTCTACTGGGGCGAACATATCCATCTGGGTCACTATGGCTCTCCACCACGCAAAAAGGATTTTCTCAAAGCCAAGTCAGACTTTGTGCATGAAATGGTGCATTGGGGTGGGTTAGACAAGCTTCCTTCCGGTACGACGGTTTTAGATGTGGGCTGTGGCATTGGCGGCAGCAGTCGCATTCTCGCGCGAGATTATGGCTTTGCTGTCACAGGAATCACGCTCAGCCCTCAGCAAGTCAGACGTGCTCAAGCACTGACCTCCCCAGAGGTGAATGCCCACTTTCAGATCGATGATGCACTGGCACTTTCGTTCCCCAATGCCAGTTTTGATGTGGTCTGGTCGGTCGAGGCAGGACCGCACATGCCGGATAAGGCACAATTCGCTCGGGAGCTACTGCGTGTTCTGAAACCGGGTGGAATTCTGGTCGTTGCCGATTGGAATCAGCGGGACGATCGTCAGGTTCCACTCAATTTTTGGGAAAAGCCAGTGATGCGGCAACTGCTGGATCAGTGGTCTCATCCAGCGTTTTCGAGCATTGAAGGGTTTTCAGAATTACTGGAGTCAACCGGACTGGTGGCGGGTGAAGTCACCACAGCAGATTGGACTGTCGAAACCATACCCTCATGGCTCGATTCCATCTGGCAGGGATTTGTCCGTCCAGCAGGACTTGTTCGGTTTGGCGTGAGCGGGTTGATTAAATCATTGCGAGAAGTGCCCACGTTCCTGTTAATGCGTCTGGCGTTTGGCACAGGGCTGTGCCGCTTTGGCATGTTTCGGGTAGTGCGTGCCAATGTCCTTACGAGTGAGATGATATCTACGCAAATGGATGACAGGCTTGTACGATTCTGA
- a CDS encoding NAD(P)/FAD-dependent oxidoreductase, with translation MNKGMIETDVAIVGAGGGGAVLALALAKQNIRTMVVDQAGSPSKSLRGEIIQPNGQAVLDRLGVLSSLPADATLSVRHFHFCRAGGKRLCSFDYGDLPAPYNRAVVTLANVAHHAIIAAIQQQKSVTLHYGTSFTGLIREDEQVVGISAEGRDGPLTIRAKVVVGADGAFSKVREALKIPVDLHLYPDGYLIAALESDDQIAESFYYVGNKTILGLFPVTGKKVYLLYMIPKDSIEAVKQRGIPTLQQIWSRIAPPFTRLFRNLHDWSQVAYLPTGRVRTPRWVANGAVLIGDAAHAMNPHASQGRMQAMVDAITLSDLLPSCLADKDYSTARLSAFERARRPHVTMLQNLADQQVFYWDTGNPVVAFMRDRVFQTLDRNARLRYQVLSTTAGLRTVSPFSGIDRIIAAGLFPDIRSYERSQ, from the coding sequence ATGAACAAGGGAATGATCGAAACGGACGTAGCGATTGTCGGCGCGGGCGGCGGCGGTGCCGTCTTAGCCCTGGCACTGGCAAAGCAAAACATTCGCACAATGGTCGTAGATCAGGCAGGCAGTCCGTCTAAAAGTTTGCGTGGTGAGATTATCCAACCGAACGGGCAAGCAGTCCTTGACCGCTTGGGCGTCTTATCGTCTTTGCCGGCCGATGCCACGCTGTCCGTGCGGCATTTTCATTTTTGCCGGGCCGGTGGCAAGCGTCTTTGCAGCTTCGACTATGGCGACTTGCCGGCACCGTACAACCGTGCCGTTGTGACTCTCGCCAATGTGGCCCACCATGCGATCATCGCGGCCATACAGCAACAGAAGAGCGTGACACTTCACTACGGTACCTCTTTCACAGGACTCATACGTGAGGACGAACAGGTTGTTGGAATATCGGCGGAAGGACGGGATGGCCCGCTCACGATTCGTGCAAAGGTGGTCGTCGGTGCTGACGGGGCGTTTTCGAAAGTGCGTGAAGCGCTCAAGATCCCCGTCGATCTGCATCTCTATCCTGATGGATATCTGATTGCGGCACTGGAGTCGGACGATCAGATAGCGGAATCGTTCTACTACGTTGGGAACAAGACCATCTTGGGACTGTTTCCGGTGACGGGAAAGAAAGTGTACCTGTTATACATGATTCCCAAGGATTCGATAGAAGCCGTGAAGCAACGAGGGATCCCTACGCTCCAGCAGATCTGGAGCCGGATCGCCCCGCCGTTTACCCGGCTCTTTCGAAACCTGCATGATTGGAGTCAGGTCGCGTATCTGCCGACGGGTCGGGTGCGCACGCCGAGATGGGTGGCTAATGGAGCCGTCCTGATCGGTGATGCCGCCCATGCAATGAATCCCCACGCATCGCAGGGGCGCATGCAAGCGATGGTCGATGCCATCACGCTATCCGATCTCCTCCCCAGTTGTCTCGCCGACAAGGACTATTCGACTGCCAGATTGAGTGCATTTGAACGTGCCAGGCGGCCGCACGTAACCATGCTGCAAAACTTGGCCGATCAACAAGTGTTCTATTGGGATACGGGGAATCCGGTGGTGGCCTTCATGCGCGATCGTGTGTTCCAGACACTCGATCGAAACGCACGGCTGCGTTATCAGGTGCTCTCGACGACGGCGGGGTTGCGAACCGTGTCGCCGTTTAGCGGGATCGATCGGATTATTGCGGCGGGATTATTCCCCGACATCCGGTCGTACGAACGATCTCAATAG
- a CDS encoding sulfate/molybdate ABC transporter ATP-binding protein — MSIVIEHVSKRFDDIEVLNDVNLEVWPGELIALLGPSGCGKTTLLRILAGLDHPDTGRISVNGVEVTNQHISKRRVGFVFQHYALFRHLSVADNVAFGLTVLPRAERPPSQQIQSKVQELLALVQLQDMANRYPAQLSGGQRQRVALARALAVEPKLLLLDEPFGALDAKVRKELRRWIRRLHDELQVTSILVTHDQEEALEITDRVVVMHQGRIEQVGTPDEVYEHPITPFVCHFLGDVNIFHCRVPHCHLDLQQKDSGQDFPPQLTEGEEVTFVRPHELALKRTRSSSYEWEATVRYIVTAGARVHIELIASNTNQIIDVELTKERYRDLRLNEDEVVYVHPKQLQVFRAPIPVPL, encoded by the coding sequence ATGAGCATCGTAATCGAGCATGTATCTAAACGGTTTGACGATATTGAGGTGTTGAACGATGTCAATCTGGAGGTGTGGCCTGGTGAACTGATAGCGCTTCTGGGGCCGTCGGGCTGCGGCAAGACGACGCTCCTGCGAATTCTAGCCGGGCTAGACCATCCGGATACAGGGAGAATTAGCGTAAACGGAGTCGAGGTCACGAATCAGCACATATCCAAGCGCCGCGTAGGGTTTGTGTTTCAGCACTATGCGTTGTTTCGGCATCTGAGCGTGGCCGACAATGTGGCGTTCGGCCTTACGGTACTTCCTCGAGCTGAGCGCCCGCCTTCACAACAGATACAAAGCAAGGTGCAGGAGCTGTTAGCGCTCGTGCAGCTACAAGATATGGCCAATCGGTACCCGGCTCAACTATCGGGTGGCCAACGACAACGGGTCGCACTGGCCAGAGCGTTGGCCGTTGAGCCAAAGCTCCTACTGCTCGACGAACCATTTGGGGCATTGGATGCCAAGGTCCGAAAGGAACTACGCCGCTGGATTCGACGCTTACATGATGAACTCCAGGTGACGAGCATCTTGGTCACACATGACCAGGAGGAGGCATTGGAGATCACCGATCGGGTGGTGGTGATGCATCAGGGAAGGATCGAACAAGTCGGCACTCCTGACGAAGTGTACGAACATCCGATAACACCTTTCGTGTGCCATTTCCTTGGTGATGTCAACATTTTTCATTGCCGCGTGCCTCATTGCCACTTGGATCTGCAACAGAAAGACAGCGGTCAGGACTTTCCACCGCAATTGACTGAAGGCGAAGAGGTGACGTTTGTACGACCTCATGAGTTGGCATTAAAGAGAACCCGTTCAAGCAGTTACGAGTGGGAGGCTACCGTCCGGTACATAGTCACAGCTGGGGCTCGCGTCCACATTGAACTCATTGCCAGCAACACCAATCAAATTATTGATGTTGAGTTGACCAAGGAGCGGTACCGGGATCTACGACTCAACGAAGACGAAGTTGTGTATGTGCATCCAAAGCAGTTGCAGGTTTTCAGGGCGCCCATCCCCGTGCCACTGTAG
- the modA gene encoding molybdate ABC transporter substrate-binding protein — MTHASFLGRIVLAVALISVVNGSLEGAHAQPEILTVAAANSLKDALRKALPVFESQHPEVQVRVIYGPSQTLRRQIEEGAPIDVYLPSLFEEIEDLEKKGLVLNGTKQVFASTSLVLITGSSTPTPVSSLNELREAPVRRLAIGDPKTSSVGKVAVEFLKNSKLAPTFKSQLVYGQHSRAVLDLVAAGEAEIGVVYRTDAASSNQIRVLDTAPAGSHRPIRYGIAAVWTAKNHSAARELTDFLLSGEIQPQLAKLGFDPADSRVAKKAEPELR; from the coding sequence ATGACACATGCATCTTTTCTCGGTCGGATCGTGCTCGCCGTCGCGTTGATCTCCGTCGTGAACGGATCGCTTGAGGGAGCTCATGCTCAACCCGAGATACTTACAGTCGCCGCCGCCAATAGCTTGAAGGATGCGTTGCGGAAAGCCCTGCCAGTCTTCGAATCCCAGCATCCAGAGGTCCAGGTGCGGGTGATCTATGGCCCTTCACAAACCTTGCGAAGGCAAATCGAAGAAGGGGCACCTATCGATGTGTATTTGCCATCTCTCTTTGAAGAAATTGAGGATCTGGAGAAGAAGGGGTTGGTCCTCAATGGCACGAAACAAGTGTTCGCAAGTACGTCGTTGGTCTTGATCACCGGCTCTTCAACACCGACGCCGGTGTCATCCTTAAACGAATTGCGTGAGGCACCCGTGAGACGTCTGGCCATCGGCGATCCCAAGACGTCTTCCGTAGGAAAGGTCGCTGTCGAGTTTCTGAAGAACAGCAAGTTGGCGCCGACCTTTAAATCCCAGTTGGTCTATGGACAGCATTCGCGAGCGGTCCTGGATCTGGTGGCTGCAGGAGAGGCGGAGATTGGAGTGGTGTATCGGACTGATGCCGCTTCGAGTAACCAAATACGAGTTCTTGACACCGCCCCAGCAGGGTCTCATCGGCCGATCCGCTATGGCATTGCGGCCGTATGGACTGCCAAGAATCACTCGGCCGCTAGAGAGCTGACAGATTTTCTCCTCTCGGGTGAAATTCAACCTCAATTGGCAAAGTTGGGATTCGATCCCGCGGATTCCCGTGTGGCGAAGAAGGCAGAGCCTGAGCTGCGATGA
- a CDS encoding CV_2116 domain-containing protein — MARTITYNNFTVKSVPHQLYNDEWRPKLILIWTQNGSRTVRHLAPFGTCATEKEADIRGISYGQRVIDGKVPGVTVK; from the coding sequence ATGGCTAGGACTATTACCTATAACAACTTTACAGTGAAGTCGGTTCCGCACCAACTATATAACGACGAATGGCGACCCAAGCTTATACTGATCTGGACACAGAACGGGTCTAGGACTGTTCGACATCTAGCCCCCTTTGGGACTTGTGCCACGGAGAAAGAGGCGGACATACGCGGGATCAGCTATGGCCAGCGCGTCATTGACGGGAAGGTACCTGGAGTGACGGTGAAATGA
- a CDS encoding response regulator, with the protein MNEQELHPISILLIDSNDEERHYHAECLKTYSSSYRIYEAATGQRGLEQFKSSPQTDCVVVELDLPDMSGYKVLLDLVPIASSPTVPVIILTRLTNPLLLELAMRTGAQAAFRKVSTSGEVIGLTIRTAVATVPRPVRTPLADLGRRIYRPLQRPVHVLD; encoded by the coding sequence ATGAATGAACAAGAGCTGCATCCCATCTCAATTCTACTGATTGATAGCAACGATGAGGAACGGCACTATCACGCCGAATGCCTGAAGACCTATTCTTCTAGCTATCGCATTTATGAGGCGGCGACCGGCCAGCGAGGTTTGGAGCAGTTCAAAAGCTCTCCACAGACCGATTGCGTGGTGGTGGAACTCGACCTCCCTGATATGTCGGGGTACAAGGTACTGCTCGACCTTGTTCCTATTGCCTCCTCCCCAACCGTCCCGGTGATTATCCTCACCAGACTGACGAACCCGTTGTTGCTGGAACTCGCAATGAGAACAGGTGCGCAGGCCGCGTTTCGCAAAGTCTCAACGTCCGGGGAAGTCATAGGTCTAACGATACGAACCGCGGTGGCGACCGTACCAAGACCCGTCAGGACACCCCTCGCAGACCTGGGTCGGCGCATTTATCGTCCTCTTCAACGGCCCGTCCATGTACTGGATTGA